The following proteins are co-located in the Patescibacteria group bacterium genome:
- a CDS encoding sigma-70 family RNA polymerase sigma factor, producing MSAYRQKFLAFRVYRFKDTDAYGELYDIHADRIRRFLVFKVPRKEDAEEITSEVFLRGWEYMTSSAVDNVGALLFRIARNITADFYRKNTPVEVVEDSVLEQVPASGSLVEEVTQKGESDDLIEKMKLLKDEYREVLVLRYLNELSISEIASTLEQTPNNVRVTLHRAKKALQELCVEPSITT from the coding sequence ATGTCAGCTTACCGTCAAAAATTCCTCGCCTTCCGCGTGTACCGGTTCAAGGACACGGACGCGTACGGAGAGTTGTATGACATCCATGCTGACCGCATTCGTCGGTTCCTGGTCTTTAAGGTCCCTCGCAAAGAGGACGCCGAGGAGATCACGAGCGAGGTGTTTCTCCGCGGTTGGGAATACATGACGTCGAGTGCGGTAGATAACGTAGGAGCTTTGCTCTTCCGGATCGCCCGAAACATCACCGCGGACTTCTATAGGAAGAATACGCCGGTGGAGGTGGTCGAGGACTCGGTGCTAGAACAGGTTCCTGCGAGCGGTTCCTTGGTTGAAGAAGTCACGCAGAAAGGGGAGAGCGATGACCTTATAGAGAAGATGAAACTTCTCAAGGATGAATACCGTGAGGTGCTAGTGCTCAGGTATTTGAACGAGCTAAGTATTAGCGAGATCGCGAGTACGCTTGAACAGACACCGAATAATGTCAGAGTAACCCTTCACCGGGCCAAAAAAGCACTCCAAGAACTTTGTGTCGAACCTTCTATCACAACTTAA
- a CDS encoding helix-turn-helix domain-containing protein, producing the protein MQTPIRLSVSEASKLFGVSPRTVRRAVSDGAVTYIVVQGRYKITFESLLKWSQETTTVKNKLNKSGLGQYVGQWKIKNKLYSPNPKSLENE; encoded by the coding sequence ATGCAAACGCCCATTCGCCTCTCCGTTTCTGAAGCTTCGAAGCTATTCGGTGTCAGCCCGCGGACTGTTCGCCGTGCAGTCTCCGATGGAGCTGTAACCTATATAGTCGTTCAAGGGCGGTATAAAATTACATTCGAGTCCTTGCTCAAGTGGAGCCAAGAAACCACGACCGTCAAAAACAAGCTGAACAAGTCCGGTCTTGGCCAGTACGTTGGCCAGTGGAAGATCAAAAACAAACTCTACTCCCCCAACCCAAAATCGCTTGAAAATGAGTAA
- a CDS encoding DNA-directed RNA polymerase subunit alpha C-terminal domain-containing protein, translating into MKVLTCDKVLGWPTRANNLYLALQYTIEILQLSITASKRAKKANIEFVWQLIEKSEVEYLNEEIFTKKDLSEIKESLGKDGPKLGVQLSWELKIALGIPTNGTEPRERAIPSEALPTVKELNERINRLIWLRDNYDAVKAGLKAFDSP; encoded by the coding sequence ATGAAAGTGCTCACCTGTGACAAAGTTCTTGGTTGGCCGACGCGAGCAAACAACCTGTACCTCGCGCTCCAGTACACAATCGAGATCCTACAGCTCTCGATCACCGCGTCGAAACGCGCAAAAAAGGCGAACATCGAGTTCGTCTGGCAGCTGATCGAGAAGTCCGAGGTCGAGTACCTGAATGAAGAGATTTTTACCAAGAAAGACCTGTCGGAAATAAAAGAGAGTCTGGGCAAGGATGGGCCGAAACTGGGCGTGCAGCTCTCCTGGGAGCTCAAGATCGCGCTCGGGATCCCAACCAATGGCACGGAACCACGCGAACGCGCAATTCCGAGCGAAGCCCTGCCCACGGTCAAAGAGCTGAACGAACGGATCAACCGTCTCATCTGGCTCCGCGACAACTACGACGCCGTGAAAGCGGGGCTGAAGGCCTTCGACAGTCCGTGA
- a CDS encoding DUF5667 domain-containing protein: MSNLLSQLKSLKNNPRAGALSLSEHGAAKSRLLSRVSADLPVRQTSKSYVSWYVSSFISKPVTIGVASVTLFAGSLSTVSAASSSLPGETLYSVKRITEQAQLRLASLDRRAVLHTEFAERRLREAAELRSSGSTDEGHQALAKTAMVEYASELSQASADLKNLKDSVGSSTALAVVTDVQNKIDSMKAVIEETASTNSTSAAGTETVDAKQAVKEAQTVATTVAVDVHEQGATEKSTVELKAMFTKELGSIEARQTFDEHRLDTISKTVLGVKMFDGVKGIPSGDDLKRLSYVIKQTKLQIPEAMNGFAAGGYRSAFATLQGIDAELLKLEANIAETEILIMQTRADAEAKAEADAKAAEEAAKAEAATSEASCTDGACPVPVSE; the protein is encoded by the coding sequence GTGTCGAACCTTCTATCACAACTTAAGAGTTTGAAAAATAATCCCCGAGCAGGGGCCCTTTCTCTTTCTGAGCACGGCGCGGCTAAGTCCCGCCTCCTTTCACGTGTGAGCGCTGACTTGCCAGTTCGCCAGACTTCCAAGTCTTACGTCTCTTGGTATGTCAGTTCTTTTATTTCTAAGCCGGTAACTATCGGTGTGGCTTCAGTTACTCTTTTTGCCGGTAGTCTTTCTACGGTGAGCGCGGCTTCGTCGAGCTTGCCGGGCGAAACCCTCTACTCAGTAAAACGTATTACGGAACAGGCTCAGCTTCGGTTGGCGTCGCTCGATCGTCGCGCTGTGCTCCATACCGAGTTCGCCGAGCGCAGATTGCGAGAAGCGGCAGAACTTCGCTCATCAGGATCTACGGACGAGGGCCATCAGGCACTCGCTAAGACAGCCATGGTGGAATACGCCTCGGAACTTTCTCAGGCCTCAGCCGATTTGAAAAACTTGAAAGACAGTGTTGGTTCGTCCACGGCACTCGCCGTCGTGACTGACGTGCAGAATAAGATCGACTCGATGAAGGCAGTGATCGAAGAAACGGCATCGACCAACTCAACTTCAGCAGCCGGCACGGAAACCGTTGACGCAAAGCAGGCCGTGAAGGAGGCGCAGACTGTCGCAACTACCGTTGCGGTAGATGTCCATGAGCAAGGAGCTACAGAGAAATCAACCGTTGAACTGAAGGCCATGTTCACTAAGGAGCTCGGATCTATAGAGGCCAGACAAACCTTCGATGAGCATCGGTTAGACACTATTAGCAAGACGGTGCTCGGAGTGAAGATGTTTGACGGAGTGAAGGGGATTCCTTCCGGCGATGACCTAAAGAGACTGAGCTACGTGATTAAGCAAACCAAGCTACAGATTCCGGAGGCTATGAACGGTTTCGCCGCCGGTGGTTACAGAAGCGCCTTCGCTACGCTCCAGGGGATAGACGCAGAACTGCTCAAACTTGAGGCGAACATTGCGGAAACAGAAATCCTCATTATGCAGACCAGGGCTGACGCCGAAGCTAAGGCCGAAGCCGACGCTAAGGCCGCGGAAGAAGCCGCCAAAGCCGAAGCGGCAACGAGCGAAGCGAGTTGTACGGACGGGGCTTGCCCCGTCCCCGTCTCAGAATAG
- a CDS encoding C39 family peptidase yields the protein MQPYKAKRSLTWKSFWPILIIVVIAGGLKVKSYLSQPDVPTATVPSVAHDQIVETPVVEPVAPSAPLPTGTPDAGLETPPADVPASPIEFNLAVPFASQAPFMIWDPYHEETCEEASILMTLEFYRGAKTVDPQFADDQYLKMTTLEESLSYGLSMTAEQTVDTIQKYSDFSARVVEDPTAEELKELLRKGYPIIVPAAGRELGNPFFTGEGPLYHMLVIRGYTKDGKFITNDPGTRHGENYSYNEGIFMSAIGDWNNGDPANGATRVVVIEPK from the coding sequence ATGCAACCATACAAAGCAAAGCGATCACTGACGTGGAAATCTTTTTGGCCGATTTTGATCATCGTCGTGATCGCTGGAGGATTAAAAGTAAAATCCTATCTATCTCAGCCCGATGTCCCCACGGCCACCGTTCCTTCCGTGGCGCATGACCAAATTGTTGAGACGCCAGTTGTGGAGCCTGTCGCACCTTCGGCGCCGCTCCCGACGGGAACACCAGATGCGGGGTTAGAAACCCCGCCTGCCGATGTTCCCGCGTCTCCCATCGAATTCAATCTCGCGGTCCCGTTCGCCTCCCAGGCGCCCTTTATGATTTGGGATCCGTATCATGAAGAAACCTGTGAGGAGGCTTCAATCTTGATGACACTCGAGTTTTACCGCGGAGCCAAAACAGTTGACCCACAATTTGCTGATGACCAATATTTGAAGATGACCACGCTCGAAGAATCTTTGAGTTACGGTCTAAGTATGACGGCCGAACAGACGGTCGACACTATTCAAAAATATTCTGATTTTTCGGCGCGTGTAGTTGAGGATCCGACCGCGGAAGAACTCAAGGAACTTTTGCGCAAAGGCTATCCCATCATTGTTCCCGCCGCCGGTCGAGAGCTCGGCAATCCGTTCTTTACAGGCGAGGGCCCGCTCTATCACATGCTAGTTATCCGCGGCTACACCAAAGACGGAAAATTTATCACGAACGATCCCGGCACCCGCCACGGCGAAAACTACTCCTATAACGAAGGCATCTTCATGTCCGCCATCGGTGACTGGAACAACGGCGACCCAGCCAACGGTGCTACTCGAGTAGTCGTCATTGAGCCAAAATAA
- a CDS encoding SpvB/TcaC N-terminal domain-containing protein — translation MRKLLRSGFIATLCVLATTLPVRAIEQDSSPFIASTPVRVAPEDSSGSFSYSYPISVPPGRNAMQPNISLSYNSGVADDASITGYGWSPSIPKIERVNKRGVDKLYNRHDFTSSLGGELVDVLLSDGSHGTYAVKVENGNFLTYVYNTNETWTVTDMLGTQYTFGGSSNSRVIDPANSSHVFSWYLTETRDTNDNVVTYSYSSTNNQVYPSNINYTGHANTAGIFDIAFTLEASSTTNESFATGFSVKTGQRISAITVKVNNTNVRIYDINYTVGDNTTRPLLSSITETGIDEASNSITKPATTFTYSASHRTWTEDTTASIPIAIAAGGASSIGTFVFDVNGDSLPDIVKSLIIDNGGTPIIERGVYLNDGNNNWVEDAGYTIPVYFAGNGYDQGVRIADFNGDGYQDILKARRDQNTGVLYSEVYINDGDGTGWTQDTTVVIPTAFDNSTRIFDVNGDGLPDIVYGRMNQWTAAIESEFYINNGDGTGWTLDGNYVLPINISTEKGKDAAFRTADVNGDGLTDLLQAVSTTNEVYINKGNGTGWIKNTSYVIPATFLATGKDTGTRLLDINGDGLTDVFHSRLDSTGNPESNLYINRGGEEGWVEDTNFQGAPVAMTTSAGADRGVREDNFSGSMLTDFMHSVRTGTPEVLYTYLFVQDGGRGDLLTSVSSTSGATTDVAYTSSTVPNPSLPFSLQVVDTITTDDGFGNVSTQSYTYENGSFYYNNEYDRKFAGFGKVTTTDGLGNVTISYYHQGNTSDSAHGEATDDVSKLLHRYREEQYDSNGNLYRTTIDTWVNTDIGNGRDFVYKTQTLVMDYDGDADHRDTAVRYTYNTNNGNLVEKIEYGLGTGNDNGSFTDSGTDDRTTAYAYAQWTSGESGYLASETLTDHVIDTIRRTTRFYDGNTTNAVSIGNVTREVKKISATENAETNFAYDAYGFRTAVIDANGNTTTITPDAVELYPASVTNDLSQVTEYVYDYSSGKVIETTDANGFISQTVLDGFDRPITEKKPNPSSPASLLNVRTFSYDDVSFPSSIHESDLFDGLIQKETYTYFDGFSRPVQTREEAASSYSVIDTAYDERGDVKKASLPYSSAGSGHTSPTTTVALYETYARDALHRLTSKTNAAGSTVTSYDEGISTETDAENNTKKYHWDGFGRLESVIEVIDATELETSYEYDAAGNLTGLTDAENNIRTFAYNGLGNRTAMTDLHASGDIYFGEWSYGFDPLGNMIQAVSPNGVTTTYAYDELNRLKTENASGTSGTDLTYTYDSCTNGVGKRCSAAVLGGATTAYTYDALGRTATEVKTISGIGYTTAYAYDRQNNVSTVTYPDTSTATYALNSAGQITSAAFDDVHGAPVTEVSSITYGPHGKVTAATYGNGVTSTWSYDAAELYRLQNKTTTSGTNGIENFIYGYDNVGNLATLADASSLYGSLAITYGYDDLYRLTGADSVSADSALDYTKTWSYTDIGNIVSSSDKGSYTYGGTASGNYANPHAPTHIGSSTTLTYDYNGNMTGDGTWTNTWDHRNQLLTSVDGTTTVTYQYDDAGNRVVQDGSGATRIYPNSYYSVDGSNVDRNILVGALGSVATSNWNGTVDSITYHHTDHLGGTHIETNENGATVEYIIYSPFGGTLVDVKTGAYENKNKYTGKEKDIDTGWYYYGARYYNAENGVFLSEDPVFLNMGTSNHESEQKRVLTDPQLGNSYAYARENPITYVDPNGEFIPVLVAGLLAMAPEIATTSAIIASGVGVAVLGNALDVARNPNSSMVERLMAGADVAGIITPFGATERLGTQGFRSFTAFKRFAGAAGEGRQWHHIVEQSASNIERFGGQAIHSTDNLISLPKEIHQQVSGYYSSKIPELTGNQTVREWLRPQSFEKQVEFGKRMLDKFTK, via the coding sequence ATGAGAAAGCTGCTTCGTTCGGGATTCATAGCAACACTCTGTGTGCTCGCAACTACCCTGCCGGTGCGTGCGATAGAACAAGACAGTTCGCCGTTTATCGCATCCACACCAGTTCGTGTTGCTCCAGAAGACTCTTCGGGGTCTTTTTCATATTCCTATCCCATCTCCGTTCCACCCGGACGCAATGCCATGCAGCCAAACATTTCGCTATCTTATAACAGCGGCGTCGCGGATGACGCTAGTATTACGGGCTACGGCTGGAGCCCCTCAATCCCAAAGATTGAGCGGGTCAACAAACGCGGGGTCGACAAGCTTTACAACAGACACGACTTCACTTCTTCGCTTGGCGGAGAGCTGGTCGACGTATTGTTGTCCGATGGTTCGCACGGAACCTATGCGGTCAAAGTCGAAAATGGAAATTTCCTTACCTACGTTTACAACACGAACGAAACCTGGACGGTGACGGACATGCTTGGCACGCAATACACCTTCGGCGGGAGCAGCAACTCGCGGGTCATTGACCCTGCCAACAGTTCTCACGTCTTCTCTTGGTACCTCACAGAAACTCGTGACACGAATGACAACGTCGTCACCTACTCATATTCCAGTACCAATAACCAGGTTTATCCGAGCAACATTAACTATACTGGACACGCCAACACTGCCGGTATTTTTGACATCGCCTTTACTCTGGAAGCAAGCTCGACCACAAACGAATCATTCGCCACGGGATTCTCTGTAAAAACCGGCCAGCGAATTTCCGCGATTACCGTAAAAGTGAATAATACAAATGTTCGTATCTACGACATTAACTATACGGTCGGAGACAACACCACCCGACCGCTTCTTTCAAGTATCACAGAGACCGGGATAGACGAGGCTAGCAACAGCATCACTAAACCCGCTACCACGTTTACATATTCCGCAAGCCACCGGACCTGGACGGAAGATACGACTGCCTCTATTCCTATTGCCATAGCGGCAGGAGGCGCGTCTAGCATCGGCACGTTTGTCTTTGATGTAAATGGAGATTCGCTGCCAGACATCGTAAAATCATTAATAATTGACAACGGCGGCACGCCCATCATTGAACGTGGAGTATATCTGAACGATGGAAATAACAACTGGGTAGAAGATGCAGGCTACACCATTCCAGTCTATTTCGCTGGTAATGGCTATGACCAAGGCGTGCGCATCGCCGATTTTAACGGTGACGGCTATCAGGACATTTTGAAAGCGCGGAGAGATCAGAACACCGGTGTTTTATACAGCGAAGTCTATATCAACGATGGCGATGGAACTGGGTGGACCCAAGATACTACAGTTGTCATTCCTACAGCCTTTGATAACTCAACAAGGATTTTTGATGTGAACGGAGATGGTCTTCCTGATATTGTCTATGGACGAATGAATCAATGGACAGCTGCGATCGAGAGCGAGTTCTACATCAACAATGGCGACGGAACTGGCTGGACCCTGGATGGAAATTATGTACTGCCGATAAACATTTCCACTGAAAAGGGAAAAGATGCGGCGTTCCGAACGGCCGACGTCAACGGCGATGGGTTAACAGACCTCCTGCAAGCCGTATCAACAACCAACGAGGTCTATATCAATAAGGGGAACGGAACTGGGTGGATCAAAAACACCAGCTACGTCATTCCCGCAACCTTCCTCGCGACAGGAAAAGATACCGGCACGCGGCTTCTTGATATTAACGGAGATGGTCTCACGGACGTCTTCCACTCTCGTCTTGACTCAACAGGAAACCCTGAAAGCAACCTCTACATCAACCGGGGAGGAGAGGAGGGATGGGTTGAAGATACAAACTTTCAAGGAGCGCCGGTCGCCATGACTACCAGCGCTGGCGCTGACCGTGGCGTCCGAGAAGATAATTTCTCTGGATCGATGTTGACGGACTTCATGCACTCCGTTAGAACCGGAACGCCCGAGGTTCTCTATACCTACCTGTTCGTCCAAGACGGAGGCAGGGGCGATCTTCTAACTAGCGTCTCATCAACAAGCGGAGCGACGACAGATGTAGCCTACACCTCTTCCACCGTTCCCAACCCCTCACTTCCTTTCTCTCTTCAAGTTGTCGATACCATCACGACGGATGACGGATTCGGGAATGTTTCAACGCAATCTTATACATACGAAAATGGTTCATTTTACTACAACAATGAATACGACAGAAAGTTCGCTGGGTTCGGAAAAGTAACGACAACGGACGGGCTTGGAAATGTGACGATTAGCTATTACCATCAGGGAAATACTTCGGACTCCGCTCATGGCGAAGCAACGGATGACGTCAGCAAGCTCCTACATCGCTATCGCGAAGAACAATACGACAGTAATGGAAACCTCTATCGCACGACAATTGACACGTGGGTTAATACTGACATCGGAAATGGCAGAGACTTTGTCTACAAAACGCAGACACTGGTCATGGACTACGATGGTGATGCCGATCACCGGGATACTGCCGTTCGGTATACATACAATACGAACAACGGAAACCTCGTTGAGAAAATCGAGTATGGTCTTGGCACTGGAAACGATAACGGATCCTTTACGGATTCTGGCACGGATGATCGGACGACTGCCTACGCCTACGCGCAGTGGACGAGCGGTGAATCCGGCTACCTGGCCTCCGAAACGCTCACGGATCATGTCATTGACACCATTCGCCGAACTACCAGGTTCTATGACGGGAACACGACTAACGCCGTAAGCATTGGCAACGTTACGCGAGAGGTGAAAAAGATTTCGGCTACTGAAAATGCGGAAACAAACTTCGCCTATGACGCGTATGGTTTCCGTACGGCAGTGATTGATGCAAATGGCAATACTACAACCATTACTCCCGACGCAGTGGAACTCTATCCGGCGAGCGTCACAAACGATCTCAGTCAAGTCACTGAGTACGTCTATGATTACTCGTCAGGCAAGGTTATAGAGACCACGGATGCGAACGGCTTCATCAGCCAGACGGTGCTGGACGGATTCGATCGTCCTATCACAGAAAAGAAACCAAATCCGTCATCGCCGGCGTCACTCTTGAACGTTCGCACGTTCTCATATGACGACGTAAGTTTCCCTTCTTCGATCCATGAATCAGACCTGTTCGACGGTTTAATACAGAAAGAAACCTACACGTATTTTGACGGTTTCAGCCGGCCAGTGCAGACCCGCGAAGAAGCGGCCAGCAGCTACAGCGTGATCGACACCGCGTATGACGAACGTGGAGATGTGAAGAAGGCCTCCCTTCCCTATTCTTCTGCCGGCTCAGGCCACACGAGCCCAACCACTACCGTCGCGCTCTACGAGACTTACGCCCGTGACGCACTACATCGTCTCACCAGCAAAACAAATGCTGCAGGAAGCACCGTCACGAGTTACGACGAAGGTATTTCAACAGAAACAGACGCGGAAAATAACACCAAGAAATATCACTGGGATGGTTTCGGTCGGCTCGAGAGTGTCATTGAAGTCATCGATGCGACCGAGCTCGAAACGTCTTACGAGTACGATGCTGCCGGAAATCTTACCGGACTAACAGACGCGGAAAATAACATTCGCACGTTTGCATACAACGGCCTTGGCAACCGGACTGCGATGACTGATCTCCACGCAAGCGGCGATATTTATTTTGGCGAATGGAGCTACGGTTTCGATCCCCTGGGCAACATGATTCAAGCCGTGAGCCCGAACGGTGTCACCACTACCTACGCGTACGACGAGCTCAATCGCCTTAAAACAGAAAACGCCTCCGGCACTAGCGGCACAGACCTCACGTACACCTATGATTCCTGCACGAACGGTGTTGGCAAGCGTTGCTCCGCTGCGGTTCTGGGAGGCGCAACCACCGCCTACACGTATGACGCGTTGGGACGCACGGCGACTGAAGTAAAAACCATCAGCGGCATTGGCTACACCACCGCCTACGCGTACGATCGCCAGAACAACGTGTCGACCGTCACCTACCCAGACACCAGCACGGCAACCTACGCGCTCAATAGCGCCGGGCAGATTACTTCTGCAGCGTTCGATGACGTTCACGGAGCTCCCGTCACCGAAGTCAGCAGCATTACCTACGGTCCGCACGGCAAAGTGACGGCAGCTACTTACGGCAACGGAGTTACTTCCACCTGGAGCTATGATGCAGCAGAGCTCTATCGCCTCCAGAACAAGACCACCACGTCAGGCACGAATGGCATCGAAAACTTCATCTACGGTTATGATAACGTAGGCAATCTTGCAACACTCGCAGACGCTTCATCGCTCTACGGCAGCCTGGCCATCACCTACGGCTACGATGACCTCTACCGCCTCACGGGTGCCGACTCCGTCAGCGCAGACAGTGCGCTCGACTACACAAAAACCTGGTCCTACACGGACATTGGCAACATTGTCTCTTCCTCAGACAAGGGTTCTTATACGTACGGCGGCACAGCCTCCGGCAACTACGCCAACCCTCACGCCCCTACTCACATTGGCAGCAGCACCACGCTGACGTACGACTACAATGGCAACATGACCGGTGACGGGACGTGGACAAATACTTGGGATCATCGGAATCAGCTTCTCACTTCAGTAGACGGAACAACGACGGTCACTTATCAGTACGACGACGCTGGTAACCGTGTGGTCCAGGATGGCTCGGGTGCGACCAGAATCTATCCGAATTCGTATTACTCCGTAGACGGATCCAACGTCGATCGCAACATTCTCGTCGGCGCCCTCGGCTCCGTAGCCACCTCAAACTGGAATGGTACAGTCGACAGCATCACCTACCATCACACTGACCACCTCGGTGGAACCCATATTGAAACCAACGAAAACGGGGCTACGGTTGAGTACATCATCTATTCTCCATTCGGTGGAACGCTCGTTGACGTAAAAACCGGAGCGTATGAGAACAAAAACAAATACACAGGAAAAGAAAAGGATATAGATACAGGTTGGTATTATTACGGTGCACGTTATTACAATGCGGAGAATGGAGTATTCTTGAGTGAGGACCCGGTGTTCTTGAACATGGGAACTTCGAATCATGAGTCCGAACAGAAACGTGTACTTACAGATCCTCAGCTTGGCAACAGTTACGCATACGCACGTGAGAATCCAATCACATATGTGGACCCCAACGGAGAGTTCATCCCTGTACTGGTGGCCGGACTTCTAGCAATGGCTCCTGAGATCGCTACAACGAGTGCGATCATAGCGAGTGGCGTTGGAGTTGCGGTCTTGGGCAACGCCCTAGACGTCGCCAGAAATCCGAATTCAAGCATGGTCGAGAGGCTGATGGCTGGAGCAGACGTAGCGGGCATAATTACCCCGTTTGGTGCGACCGAAAGACTCGGCACCCAAGGCTTCAGATCATTCACCGCATTCAAACGATTTGCCGGAGCGGCGGGCGAAGGACGGCAATGGCACCATATCGTCGAACAAAGTGCATCTAATATTGAACGATTTGGAGGGCAGGCAATCCACAGTACAGACAACCTCATCAGTCTTCCAAAAGAAATCCATCAACAAGTCAGTGGATATTATTCTTCAAAAATTCCTGAACTAACCGGAAATCAAACGGTTCGAGAGTGGCTCAGGCCACAATCCTTCGAAAAACAGGTAGAATTCGGCAAACGGATGCTCGATAAATTCACCAAGTAA
- a CDS encoding glycosyltransferase family 4 protein: MKIAMIGQKGVPNIFGGVETHVTELATRLVRLDNTVIAYARFWYTPRGTKMFNGIRVVRLPSIKTKMLDAISHTFLSTMHACFFVRPDVYHFHGVGQSLLSWIPRVLAPRARVVVTFHAIDRFHDKWNPLARLMLHLGEYCAITFPHETITVSKVLRDYVKKEYGVTATYIPNGISPRRASADPILLKPFKLEPFGYIAMVSRLVRHKGQHTLISGWKKARELRPELFKDLKLAIVGDSAFTDAYVRELKEMAKGDDSIIFTGYQRGETLESIFMGSRFIVHPSISEGLSIAILEAMSYGKAVIAASIPENMEAIGDHGIPFKPGNINELAEKIIELTEDPMKAASMGHVARHYVEDTFNWDAISKKTLHVYEEHASQAKPVLATR; this comes from the coding sequence ATGAAAATTGCCATGATTGGACAAAAGGGAGTGCCAAATATTTTCGGCGGCGTGGAAACGCATGTCACGGAGTTGGCTACCCGCTTGGTGAGACTCGACAACACCGTAATTGCTTACGCGCGTTTTTGGTATACGCCGCGCGGTACAAAAATGTTTAACGGTATCCGGGTTGTTCGCTTGCCGAGCATTAAGACGAAGATGCTGGACGCAATTTCGCATACTTTTCTTTCAACCATGCACGCCTGTTTCTTTGTACGTCCGGACGTCTACCATTTTCACGGAGTCGGGCAGTCCCTGCTCTCGTGGATTCCTCGCGTCCTAGCCCCTCGCGCCCGCGTGGTGGTTACATTCCACGCCATTGACCGCTTCCATGATAAATGGAATCCGTTGGCGCGTTTGATGTTGCATTTGGGTGAATACTGCGCCATTACTTTTCCGCACGAAACGATCACAGTATCGAAAGTTCTTCGCGACTACGTGAAGAAAGAATACGGCGTCACTGCCACGTATATCCCTAACGGTATTTCGCCACGTCGAGCCTCCGCTGACCCAATTTTACTCAAGCCATTTAAGCTTGAGCCATTTGGGTACATCGCCATGGTGTCGCGACTTGTCCGCCACAAGGGCCAGCACACGCTTATTTCTGGCTGGAAGAAGGCCCGCGAACTCCGACCAGAGCTTTTCAAAGATTTGAAGCTCGCAATCGTGGGAGACTCAGCTTTTACGGACGCGTATGTTCGAGAACTGAAGGAGATGGCAAAGGGCGATGATTCAATTATCTTCACCGGTTACCAGCGCGGAGAAACGCTTGAGTCCATCTTCATGGGCTCCCGGTTCATCGTGCACCCTTCCATCAGCGAAGGCCTCTCGATCGCCATTCTTGAAGCGATGAGCTACGGCAAGGCTGTGATTGCCGCGAGTATTCCGGAGAACATGGAGGCAATTGGTGACCACGGTATTCCATTCAAGCCGGGAAATATTAACGAACTCGCCGAGAAGATTATCGAGCTAACAGAGGACCCTATGAAGGCCGCCTCCATGGGACACGTGGCTCGTCATTATGTAGAGGACACGTTCAACTGGGACGCGATTTCGAAGAAGACGCTTCATGTCTACGAAGAGCACGCGAGCCAAGCAAAGCCCGTTCTCGCAACCCGATAA